The Limnochorda sp. LNt genome includes a region encoding these proteins:
- a CDS encoding sugar-binding protein: MRRGWSAALVLSLVVVMALGGHVVAGVKPPGSKLVFAWIPKALNNPVFELGRDGAFQKARELTAQGPYTVEVLYVGSVASDAAEQVRVIEDVIARGVDGIALSANDPTALKDVIDKAVAAGIPVMTWDSDSPESNRFTYLGVNNYEGGKAAADLLVRAMGTRGKVALLTGVPGAFNLEERIRGFRDEIAKYPEIQIVRTVYCNDDINLGVQVVEETMQAYPDLNGWFFVGLWPLFAERGSMPLWEAAARRGLKTVAFDTLPVELEYLKDGLLHGLVGQKYWGWGYDSVQILYDHVVHGKTFPDWVDSGMDLVTASNVDAMIRAWETKDFTQPLPPPY; this comes from the coding sequence GTGAGGCGAGGCTGGTCCGCCGCGCTCGTCCTGTCGTTGGTGGTCGTCATGGCCCTGGGCGGCCACGTCGTGGCGGGGGTCAAGCCGCCCGGGAGCAAGCTCGTCTTCGCCTGGATCCCCAAGGCTCTCAACAACCCGGTCTTCGAACTGGGGCGGGATGGCGCCTTTCAGAAGGCTCGGGAGTTGACGGCACAGGGACCCTATACCGTCGAGGTCCTGTACGTGGGGTCGGTCGCCTCCGATGCAGCCGAACAGGTGCGTGTCATCGAAGACGTCATCGCCCGCGGCGTGGACGGGATCGCCCTGTCGGCCAATGACCCGACGGCCCTCAAGGACGTCATCGACAAGGCGGTGGCCGCCGGGATCCCCGTCATGACGTGGGACAGCGACTCCCCGGAAAGCAACCGCTTCACCTACCTCGGCGTCAACAACTACGAGGGCGGCAAGGCCGCCGCGGACCTCCTGGTGCGAGCCATGGGCACCCGGGGCAAGGTGGCCCTGCTCACGGGCGTGCCGGGTGCATTCAACCTGGAGGAGCGGATCCGCGGCTTTCGTGACGAGATCGCGAAGTACCCGGAGATCCAGATCGTGCGGACCGTCTACTGCAACGACGACATCAACCTGGGCGTGCAGGTAGTCGAGGAGACCATGCAGGCCTACCCGGATCTCAACGGATGGTTCTTCGTCGGGCTCTGGCCGCTCTTCGCCGAGCGCGGCTCCATGCCGCTGTGGGAGGCGGCGGCGCGGCGCGGGCTCAAGACGGTCGCCTTCGACACCCTCCCGGTAGAGCTCGAGTACCTGAAGGATGGCCTGCTCCACGGGCTGGTCGGCCAGAAGTACTGGGGCTGGGGGTACGACTCCGTTCAAATCCTCTATGACCACGTGGTACACGGCAAGACGTTCCCGGACTGGGTCGACTCGGGGATGGACCTGGTCACCGCCAGCAACGTGGACGCGATGATCCGGGCCTGGGAGACCAAGGACTTCACGCAGCCGCTCCCTCCGCCGTACTGA
- a CDS encoding ATP-binding cassette domain-containing protein — MRDAPRLEMRGIVKRFGAVVALDGVDFEVGAGEVMALLGDNGAGKSTLMKILAGAYLADSGEIRLEGREVVIRQPEDARRLGIEMIYQDLALCENIDVTANVFLGRELRRRALGGLVRTLDGSAMTRRTAELLDSLGVSADIARRKVRYLSGGQRQSVAICRALLGSPRLVVMDEPTAALGIAEVARVLELIRRLKAQGVSVVLISHRLQDVFEVADRATVLRNGRVVGVRRIAETTPDEITGLIVGAGAARAAR, encoded by the coding sequence GTGCGCGACGCTCCCCGGCTCGAGATGCGCGGCATCGTCAAGCGATTCGGTGCCGTGGTGGCCCTGGATGGGGTCGACTTCGAGGTTGGCGCGGGCGAGGTGATGGCCCTGCTCGGCGACAACGGCGCGGGCAAGTCGACCCTCATGAAGATCCTCGCGGGCGCCTACCTCGCCGACTCCGGGGAGATCCGGCTCGAGGGGCGGGAGGTGGTCATCCGTCAGCCCGAGGACGCCCGGCGTCTGGGCATCGAGATGATCTACCAGGACCTGGCTCTCTGCGAGAACATCGACGTGACCGCCAACGTCTTCTTGGGGCGCGAGCTGCGCCGCCGTGCCCTCGGAGGGCTCGTACGCACCCTGGACGGCTCGGCGATGACGCGGCGCACGGCGGAGTTGCTCGACAGCCTGGGGGTCTCAGCCGACATCGCCCGGCGCAAGGTACGGTACCTCAGCGGTGGCCAGCGCCAGTCCGTCGCCATCTGCCGGGCGCTGTTGGGTTCGCCCCGACTGGTGGTGATGGACGAGCCGACCGCCGCCCTGGGGATCGCCGAGGTGGCCAGGGTGCTGGAGCTCATACGCCGCCTCAAGGCACAGGGCGTCTCCGTGGTGCTCATCTCCCACCGGCTCCAGGATGTCTTCGAGGTGGCGGACCGGGCCACCGTGCTGCGCAACGGCCGTGTCGTCGGGGTGCGGCGCATCGCCGAGACCACACCCGACGAGATCACCGGGCTCATCGTCGGTGCGGGCGCCGCGCGGGCGGCGCGGTGA
- a CDS encoding sugar-binding protein, whose product MRRVGVGLLVAAMLLAAVGVVSAAEPIRIGVLGKSVHPYWDVVRNGTMAAAALFPDVEVTFFVPQTEDIGRQIDVMESWIAQGFDGISVAPSDPAALAPVIRRALEAGIHVITNDTDAPGTGRLLYLGTGNYNAGFAAGKAMAELLGGSGEVAILTGSLTALNSLERIQGFRDALRGTGIRIVEPVLNDNEDTFRATDLATTAILNNPGLRGIFGVYAASTTGAAEAVRSTRTQDRVVVVGFDTLDSHLEALENGYLDAVVGQKQYFMGYNSVVLLYLMAKTGRDNVLSLLPRTEDGDIFVDTGVDVVTRDNLHAYVQELDRLGIPHAFVPSR is encoded by the coding sequence ATGCGTCGGGTCGGTGTCGGGTTGCTGGTCGCCGCCATGTTGCTGGCGGCCGTGGGCGTCGTATCGGCCGCGGAGCCCATCCGCATCGGGGTGCTGGGCAAGTCCGTTCATCCCTACTGGGACGTCGTCCGCAACGGCACCATGGCAGCCGCCGCGCTCTTCCCGGACGTGGAGGTGACGTTCTTCGTCCCCCAGACCGAGGACATCGGACGCCAGATCGACGTCATGGAATCGTGGATCGCGCAGGGTTTCGACGGGATCAGCGTAGCCCCGTCGGATCCGGCGGCGCTGGCGCCGGTGATTCGCCGGGCTCTGGAGGCGGGCATCCACGTCATCACCAACGACACCGATGCGCCGGGGACGGGGCGGCTGCTTTACCTGGGCACGGGCAACTACAACGCCGGCTTCGCGGCCGGTAAGGCCATGGCGGAGCTGCTGGGCGGCAGCGGCGAGGTGGCCATCTTGACGGGGTCGCTGACCGCGCTCAACTCCCTGGAGCGGATCCAGGGGTTCCGCGACGCGCTGCGAGGCACGGGGATCCGGATCGTGGAGCCGGTCCTTAACGACAACGAGGATACCTTCCGCGCCACGGATCTGGCCACGACGGCCATTCTCAACAACCCCGGCCTGCGGGGCATCTTCGGCGTCTACGCGGCCAGCACGACGGGGGCGGCGGAGGCCGTCAGGTCGACGCGCACCCAGGATCGGGTCGTGGTCGTCGGCTTCGATACGCTCGACTCCCATCTGGAGGCTCTGGAGAACGGTTACCTCGACGCGGTCGTAGGTCAGAAGCAGTACTTCATGGGCTACAACAGCGTCGTGCTGCTCTATCTGATGGCCAAGACGGGCCGTGACAACGTCCTGAGCCTCCTGCCGAGGACGGAGGATGGCGACATCTTCGTCGACACGGGCGTGGACGTGGTGACCCGCGACAACCTGCACGCCTACGTGCAGGAGCTCGATCGTCTCGGGATCCCCCACGCGTTCGTGCCGAGCCGGTGA
- a CDS encoding ABC transporter permease, whose product MQREVSSQHEPASVTPAGVGEGASVTRRTPVARSLLRGQGVLLALVVIIAATGLANPRFFSPVNLETVGRQIAIFGLLALGETFVILTGGIDLSVGSMTALSGIVVAWFITRLPGIGLTGAVALTLLLGAAVGAWHALFVTRMGVPPFVITLATFAAARGLASVITRGWPISGLPEGFRALWESRVAGVLPMPVAILLLAVLAGELVLRRTAFGVHLYAVGGHMEAARRAGIHVNRIRTTCYVISSTTAALVGILIASRLGQGNPTVGNVYELYAIAAAVIGGVSLFGGEGTAYGSLIGASIISIIWNALVLLRVSAYWHDVAVGAVIAAAVTYDIFRRRALERAG is encoded by the coding sequence GTGCAGCGAGAGGTGAGCTCCCAACATGAGCCGGCCTCGGTGACGCCAGCGGGCGTCGGCGAAGGAGCCTCCGTCACCCGTCGTACTCCGGTCGCCCGGAGCCTGTTGCGGGGCCAGGGGGTGTTGCTGGCCCTGGTCGTCATCATCGCGGCGACGGGGCTGGCCAATCCCCGGTTCTTCTCGCCCGTCAACCTCGAGACCGTCGGACGTCAGATCGCCATCTTCGGCCTGCTGGCCCTGGGCGAGACCTTCGTCATCCTGACGGGCGGCATCGACCTCAGCGTCGGATCGATGACGGCGCTGTCGGGCATCGTGGTGGCATGGTTCATCACCCGCCTCCCGGGCATCGGCCTGACCGGGGCGGTGGCGCTGACGCTCTTGCTGGGCGCCGCCGTCGGGGCGTGGCACGCGCTCTTCGTCACCCGGATGGGCGTGCCGCCGTTCGTCATCACGCTGGCCACCTTCGCTGCGGCCCGAGGCCTGGCGTCGGTCATCACGCGGGGATGGCCCATCAGCGGGTTGCCCGAGGGCTTCCGGGCGCTCTGGGAGAGCCGGGTGGCCGGGGTGCTGCCGATGCCGGTGGCCATCCTGCTGCTGGCGGTGCTGGCGGGGGAGCTAGTGCTGCGGAGGACCGCCTTCGGGGTGCACCTCTACGCCGTCGGGGGCCACATGGAGGCGGCCCGCCGGGCCGGCATCCACGTCAACCGGATACGCACCACCTGCTACGTCATCAGCTCCACCACCGCGGCCCTCGTCGGCATCCTCATCGCCTCCCGCCTCGGGCAGGGCAACCCCACCGTCGGCAATGTCTACGAGCTGTACGCCATCGCGGCCGCGGTCATCGGGGGGGTGAGCCTGTTCGGCGGCGAGGGCACCGCTTACGGCAGCCTCATCGGGGCCTCCATCATCTCCATCATCTGGAACGCCCTCGTCCTGTTGCGGGTCTCGGCTTACTGGCACGACGTGGCGGTGGGCGCGGTCATCGCCGCCGCGGTCACCTACGACATCTTCCGGCGTCGAGCCCTGGAGCGGGCTGGTTGA
- a CDS encoding TIM barrel protein: MGIRDLREQSVIRRGQDLVDFLRSRPLEPRYSVGVWYFSPAASRFHDRYQPASSIEERLERIARLAPLGVVGVEAHYPNEINEDNLETWQRFSRESGIRIVTVVPLLFWDADFEFGSLSSPIAQRRKKAVERTIKTLELNRELGTDFAVVWPGIDGFEQPFGANLADARRRFVDGLVEAMETVPGVRIAFEPKPYEPRGRILFGTTAEGLWLSHLVESKLHHPENRRLLEQGHALVCLNPEVGHMMMAYEDLAYSFSLAMEAGRLAHTHWNGQPLGGYDLDLPVGTVSPEQLESALYALKMHGYRELFGLDLNPERMPPEEAVRISIEAINAAADRINELDHEAIVWAAEHPDRARGWIERYLVRVRAPHPERLEPLPRPPIS, translated from the coding sequence ATGGGCATCCGGGATCTCAGGGAACAGTCGGTGATACGCCGCGGGCAGGATCTGGTCGACTTCTTGCGGAGCCGGCCTCTCGAACCCCGCTACTCCGTCGGGGTGTGGTACTTCTCGCCCGCGGCCAGCCGCTTCCACGACCGCTACCAGCCGGCATCGTCCATCGAGGAGCGCCTGGAGCGCATCGCACGGCTCGCGCCGCTGGGGGTCGTCGGGGTGGAGGCGCACTACCCCAACGAGATCAACGAGGACAACCTGGAGACCTGGCAGCGCTTCTCCCGGGAGAGCGGCATCCGCATCGTGACGGTGGTGCCGCTGCTGTTCTGGGACGCGGACTTCGAGTTCGGCTCGCTCTCCTCGCCGATTGCGCAGAGGCGCAAGAAGGCCGTGGAGCGCACCATCAAGACGCTGGAGCTCAATCGTGAGCTCGGCACCGACTTCGCCGTGGTCTGGCCGGGCATCGACGGCTTCGAGCAGCCGTTCGGCGCCAATCTGGCCGATGCTCGGCGGCGGTTCGTCGACGGGCTGGTGGAGGCCATGGAGACGGTGCCCGGCGTGCGCATCGCCTTCGAGCCCAAGCCCTACGAGCCCAGGGGGCGCATCCTGTTCGGCACCACCGCCGAGGGGCTGTGGCTGTCTCACCTGGTCGAGTCCAAACTGCACCATCCCGAAAACCGTCGACTTTTGGAGCAGGGACATGCCCTGGTCTGCTTGAACCCCGAAGTCGGGCACATGATGATGGCCTACGAGGACCTGGCCTACAGCTTCAGCCTCGCCATGGAGGCGGGCCGGCTAGCCCACACCCACTGGAACGGCCAGCCCCTGGGTGGCTACGATCTGGACCTGCCCGTCGGCACCGTCTCGCCCGAGCAGCTGGAGTCGGCGCTGTACGCGCTCAAGATGCACGGCTACCGAGAGCTGTTTGGCCTGGACCTCAATCCGGAGCGAATGCCGCCGGAAGAGGCGGTCCGGATCTCCATCGAGGCCATCAACGCCGCTGCGGATCGCATCAACGAGCTGGACCACGAGGCCATCGTTTGGGCAGCGGAGCACCCCGACCGGGCGCGAGGCTGGATCGAGCGGTACCTGGTGCGGGTGCGGGCCCCGCATCCCGAGCGGTTGGAGCCGCTGCCGCGTCCGCCCATCAGCTGA
- a CDS encoding glycoside hydrolase family 3 N-terminal domain-containing protein, whose amino-acid sequence MTLEEKVAQLGSVWVFEVAPGGRLSEELAGRRLAHGIGQITRIGGASDADARAIAALANVLQRYLVERTRLGIPAIVHEECCAGLMARGATVFPQIIGLASTWEPRLARAMAARIRRQMRAVGAHQGLAPVLDVARDPRWGRIEETFGEDPYLASVMGIAYVQGLHGDDLREGVVATGKHFVAYGVPEGGLNWAPAHVGRRELLEVFLPPFEAAVREARLRSIMPGYHEIDGVPVSADPELLTGVLREQWGFDGIVVSDYTAIDNLRGYHRVATDKAEAAVQALLAGIDVELPSVDCYGEALLDAVRRGRVPVQAVDEAVRRVLTVKFTLGLFDHPYVDEERAAATFDMPEDRALAREIARRSIVLLKNEGGLLPLPRDIGRLAVIGPAAHSRRLLNGDYHYPAHVDVYRQMVMVPGEQPPFMPPMPPPGADLEQWEAEAYPRHFTPFVTILEGIRARVGPRTQVTHARGCDVTDPSTDGFEAAVRAAREADVAVVVVGHKSGLTRDCTCGEFRDAADLSLPGVQAQLVWEVLRTGTPTVVVLVGGRPVALGDIARTAPAIMAAWIPGEEGGHAVAEVLLGEAEPGGRLPVSIPRKAGQIPVFYGHKPTGGRSQVLGDYVDVEAGPLYPFGHGLTYTTFRYDGLVIVPEAVPADGQVEVACQVTNVGERAGDEVVQLYVRDVQASVTRPVKELKGFVRLHLRPGESREVRFTLDLCQLAFYDRKWRRVVEPGEVEVMIGASSQDIRLTGRFVITGDQIVAERKVFITPVTVT is encoded by the coding sequence ATGACGCTGGAGGAGAAGGTGGCCCAGCTCGGCAGCGTCTGGGTCTTCGAGGTGGCGCCCGGCGGCCGCCTCTCCGAGGAGCTGGCCGGCCGCCGGCTGGCCCACGGCATCGGCCAGATCACTCGCATCGGGGGGGCCAGTGACGCTGACGCACGGGCCATCGCGGCGCTCGCCAACGTGCTCCAGCGCTACCTTGTCGAGCGGACGCGCCTCGGTATCCCGGCCATCGTGCACGAGGAGTGCTGCGCGGGGCTGATGGCGAGAGGGGCCACCGTCTTCCCCCAGATCATCGGGCTGGCCAGCACCTGGGAGCCGCGCCTGGCGCGGGCGATGGCGGCCCGCATCCGGCGGCAGATGCGCGCCGTGGGGGCCCATCAGGGGCTGGCGCCGGTGCTCGACGTGGCCCGAGACCCGCGGTGGGGCCGCATCGAGGAGACCTTCGGCGAGGACCCCTACCTGGCGTCGGTGATGGGCATCGCCTACGTGCAGGGCCTGCACGGCGATGACCTGCGCGAGGGCGTGGTGGCCACCGGCAAGCACTTCGTCGCCTACGGCGTGCCCGAGGGCGGCCTCAACTGGGCCCCCGCCCACGTGGGCCGTCGGGAGCTCCTCGAGGTGTTCCTGCCGCCGTTCGAGGCGGCCGTGCGCGAAGCCCGCCTGCGGTCCATCATGCCCGGATACCACGAGATCGACGGGGTACCGGTCTCGGCCGACCCGGAGCTCTTGACCGGGGTGTTGCGGGAGCAGTGGGGCTTCGACGGCATCGTGGTCTCCGATTACACGGCCATCGACAACCTGCGCGGGTATCACCGGGTCGCCACCGACAAGGCCGAGGCAGCGGTCCAGGCGCTGCTGGCCGGCATCGACGTGGAGCTGCCGAGCGTCGACTGCTACGGGGAGGCCCTGCTCGACGCCGTGAGACGGGGCCGGGTGCCGGTCCAAGCGGTGGACGAGGCCGTGCGGCGGGTGCTGACGGTCAAGTTCACCCTCGGCCTCTTCGACCACCCCTATGTCGATGAGGAGCGGGCGGCCGCCACCTTCGACATGCCGGAGGACCGTGCCCTCGCCCGGGAGATCGCCCGCCGCTCCATCGTGCTTCTCAAGAACGAGGGAGGGCTTCTGCCCCTGCCCCGGGACATCGGTCGGCTGGCGGTCATCGGGCCGGCGGCCCACAGCCGGCGCCTGCTCAACGGTGACTACCACTACCCGGCTCACGTCGACGTCTACCGGCAGATGGTGATGGTGCCGGGCGAGCAGCCGCCCTTCATGCCCCCGATGCCCCCGCCGGGCGCCGACCTCGAGCAGTGGGAGGCCGAGGCCTACCCGCGCCACTTCACGCCCTTCGTCACCATCCTGGAGGGCATCCGGGCCAGGGTGGGGCCCAGGACCCAGGTGACACATGCCCGGGGCTGCGACGTGACGGACCCCTCCACCGACGGCTTCGAGGCGGCCGTCCGGGCGGCCCGGGAGGCCGACGTGGCCGTCGTGGTGGTGGGGCACAAGTCGGGCTTGACCCGCGACTGCACCTGCGGGGAGTTCCGCGATGCCGCGGACTTGAGCCTGCCCGGCGTGCAGGCGCAGCTGGTGTGGGAGGTGCTGCGGACCGGCACGCCCACTGTCGTCGTGCTGGTCGGTGGCCGTCCCGTGGCACTGGGCGACATCGCCCGGACCGCGCCGGCCATCATGGCGGCCTGGATCCCGGGCGAGGAGGGCGGTCATGCGGTCGCGGAGGTGCTGCTGGGCGAGGCGGAGCCGGGCGGCAGGCTCCCGGTCAGCATCCCCCGCAAGGCCGGCCAGATCCCCGTCTTCTACGGCCACAAGCCCACGGGCGGGCGCTCGCAGGTGCTGGGCGACTACGTCGACGTCGAGGCCGGACCGCTCTATCCCTTCGGGCACGGGCTCACCTACACCACCTTCCGCTACGATGGGCTCGTCATCGTCCCCGAGGCCGTGCCGGCCGATGGCCAGGTCGAGGTGGCCTGCCAGGTGACCAACGTGGGCGAGCGGGCCGGCGACGAGGTGGTGCAGCTGTACGTGCGCGACGTCCAGGCGTCGGTCACCCGACCCGTCAAGGAGCTCAAGGGATTCGTGCGGCTGCACCTGCGACCTGGCGAGAGCCGGGAGGTCCGCTTCACCCTGGACCTCTGCCAGCTGGCCTTCTACGACCGCAAGTGGCGACGCGTCGTGGAGCCGGGCGAGGTCGAGGTGATGATCGGCGCCTCATCCCAGGACATCCGCCTCACGGGCCGCTTCGTCATCACGGGAGATCAAATCGTCGCGGAGCGCAAGGTCTTCATCACCCCCGTGACGGTCACGTGA